TGTCCTTAGTACGAGAGGACCGGGATGGACGCACCGCTGGTGTACCAGTTGTTCTGCCAAGGGCATAGCTGGGTAGCTATGTGCGGAAGGGATAAGTGCTGAAAGCATCTAAGCATGAAGCCCCCCCTCAAGATGAGATTTCCCATAGCGTAAGCTAGTAAGATCCCTGAAAGATGATCAGGTTGATAGGTTCGAGGTGGAAGCATGGTGACATGTGGAGCTGACGAATACTAATAGATCGAGGACCTAACCATATAATATGTAGCAAATGTTATCTAGTTTTGAAGGAATATGCCTTCATTAGTTTGGTGATGATGGCAGAGAGGTCACACCCGTTCCCATACCGAACACGGAAGTTAAGCTCTCTAGCGCCGATGGTAGTTGGGACCTTGTCCCTGTGAGAGTAGGACGTCGCCAAGCAACTTTAAGACGAGTCAGAATGACTCGTCTTTTTTGTGTTTTATAAAATAAGCTCGTTATCTGTGGATTTCTTGAGTTATAAATAACAAGTTTATTTGTTTTAAAAGTAAGTATGTTAACGCAACATGAACTTTCGGTAAATCTCTGTTTATTATAATTCCGCTTTATTTTTCACATCAATAAGCTCAAAACATTCGCAAACGAGTAGCATATCTTCAGAAAAACTAAGACCAAGCTCCTTTAGTTCCTTTGTAAAGAACCGAACATGGGTGTCTCTCCAGTAATTATAAGTACGATCTCCTTCGCCTTCAGCGATAGCGAATTCTTCGCTTACTTCATTCATTGGTGTTACAGTTACTTCTATTGTCTTAATAATAGCTACAGGTTCATCCTG
The DNA window shown above is from Bacillus clarus and carries:
- a CDS encoding ASCH domain-containing protein; its protein translation is MNPLAQIYWDTYWVDNEKPKSVTAWQFGDSPDYLAQLVIDGVKTATCSGYIFYELENEPLPTTNDYSIILNSQDEPVAIIKTIEVTVTPMNEVSEEFAIAEGEGDRTYNYWRDTHVRFFTKELKELGLSFSEDMLLVCECFELIDVKNKAEL